Proteins co-encoded in one uncultured Bacteroides sp. genomic window:
- a CDS encoding CidA/LrgA family protein produces MIRQCSILFGCLALGELIVFLTGIKLPSSIIGMLLLTLFLKLGWIKLQWVQGMSDFLVANLGFFFVPPGVAVMLYFDIIKVQFWPIVISTLISTILVLVVTGWVHQLTRKIK; encoded by the coding sequence ATGATACGTCAGTGCTCTATTTTATTTGGCTGTTTAGCCCTCGGCGAATTAATCGTCTTTCTCACAGGGATTAAGCTTCCATCGAGCATCATTGGGATGCTGTTGCTCACTCTTTTTCTGAAATTGGGTTGGATTAAACTGCAATGGGTACAGGGAATGTCCGATTTCTTAGTAGCAAATCTGGGTTTCTTCTTCGTTCCACCAGGTGTTGCGGTAATGCTCTACTTCGATATTATCAAGGTACAATTCTGGCCAATCGTGATTTCAACCCTAATTAGCACCATTCTGGTTCTTGTAGTAACCGGATGGGTTCATCAATTAACACGCAAAATCAAATGA
- a CDS encoding LrgB family protein translates to MNYLENPIFLLAITFGLYFLSKLVQRKTGWVLLNPILLTIAALIIFLKTCNISYETYNNGGQFIGFWLKPTIVALGVPLYLQLEKIKKQLLPILLSQLAGCVIGVISVVLTAQLLGASKEVILSLAAKSVTTPIAMEVTKTVGGIPALTAAVVVCVGLFGAISGFKILALLKIESPIAQGLSMGTAAHAVGTSTAMDVSGKYGAYASLGLTLNGIFTALLTPTILRLIGLL, encoded by the coding sequence ATGAATTATCTCGAGAATCCTATATTTCTCCTAGCAATAACATTCGGGCTCTATTTTCTTTCCAAACTAGTGCAACGGAAGACTGGGTGGGTATTACTTAATCCCATATTACTGACGATTGCCGCTTTGATTATCTTTCTAAAGACATGTAATATCAGCTATGAGACATACAATAATGGTGGTCAATTCATTGGATTCTGGCTAAAACCTACTATTGTGGCACTGGGAGTTCCTCTATACCTCCAACTCGAGAAAATAAAAAAGCAGTTACTACCAATTCTTTTGTCGCAACTTGCAGGATGTGTGATTGGAGTTATTTCCGTGGTGCTTACTGCTCAATTGTTGGGAGCAAGTAAAGAGGTCATTCTGTCTCTTGCTGCCAAATCTGTCACGACTCCCATAGCTATGGAGGTGACAAAAACGGTTGGTGGAATTCCTGCACTAACAGCCGCTGTTGTGGTTTGTGTAGGACTTTTTGGTGCAATATCCGGATTTAAGATTTTAGCACTTTTAAAAATTGAAAGTCCCATTGCACAAGGGCTCTCAATGGGAACCGCGGCCCATGCTGTTGGAACATCCACCGCTATGGATGTGAGCGGTAAATATGGAGCATATGCCAGTCTGGGGCTAACCCTTAATGGCATCTTCACAGCACTCCTAACCCCTACTATTTTAAGATTAATAGGATTACTATAA
- a CDS encoding DUF2156 domain-containing protein, whose amino-acid sequence MIKFKDITLEDKEVITSITMNSDRKNCDLSFSNLCSWRFMYGTQFAIVDGFLVIKFHLNEKPTYMLPVGEGDLKKILESLIEDAESEGQPFLMYGICNNTKEEIENLMPQRFEFSSNRDYTDYVYLRTDLAELKGKKYQSKRNHVNKFYKTYSDYEYAPITSGRISECLRLEEEWCRANNCGQQNGLGNERKSLTYALNHFDELGLTGGILYVDGKIAAFTFGMPINQETFGIHVEKADTQIEGAYNIINQEFARHIPEQYIYLNREEDLGIEGLRKAKLSYQPAILLEKYIAQINK is encoded by the coding sequence ATGATAAAATTTAAAGATATAACACTTGAAGACAAAGAGGTTATCACCTCTATTACAATGAATAGCGATAGAAAGAACTGCGATCTTTCATTCTCTAATCTATGTAGCTGGCGGTTTATGTATGGAACACAATTTGCCATAGTCGATGGCTTTCTGGTGATCAAGTTTCATTTGAATGAAAAACCGACCTATATGTTACCTGTAGGTGAAGGAGATTTGAAAAAGATACTGGAAAGTCTTATAGAAGATGCTGAATCCGAAGGGCAACCTTTTCTTATGTATGGTATTTGCAACAATACGAAAGAAGAAATAGAAAATCTTATGCCCCAAAGATTTGAATTCTCATCCAACAGAGATTATACGGATTATGTATATTTGCGTACTGATCTGGCCGAATTAAAAGGAAAGAAATACCAATCAAAGAGGAATCATGTAAATAAGTTCTATAAAACATATTCTGATTATGAATATGCCCCTATCACTTCCGGCCGTATCAGCGAATGCCTGAGACTTGAAGAAGAATGGTGCCGGGCAAATAACTGCGGACAACAAAATGGATTGGGCAATGAACGTAAATCACTGACTTATGCACTAAATCACTTTGACGAACTGGGTCTAACTGGAGGTATACTCTATGTCGACGGGAAAATAGCGGCTTTTACCTTTGGCATGCCCATTAATCAGGAAACTTTTGGGATACATGTAGAAAAGGCCGACACTCAGATTGAAGGAGCCTATAATATTATTAATCAAGAGTTTGCCCGTCATATACCGGAACAATATATTTACTTGAATCGAGAAGAAGATTTAGGTATAGAAGGATTAAGAAAGGCCAAGTTATCTTATCAGCCTGCCATTCTACTGGAGAAATACATAGCACAAATTAACAAATAA
- a CDS encoding GNAT family N-acetyltransferase — MKEEVRDLWNLCFGDNEAFTDLYFSKRYNEEVNLSIQEKGKVISALQILPYPMTFCGEIIPTGYISGACTHPDYREKGAMKRLLLKSFHRMQENNVPLTTLIPAEEWLFDYYSKLGYVSVFENSEQIFSVKRLSPSSRYLISEFTSLQTDVYPFFDEKMKERPCCIQHTLEDFQVILDDLHLGKGNLFTARVKDKIVGLVFCYVEGDTLHVPELFFENKDVRNTLLFETANKMNAKRIICISPSIDETGEILGMARIINAEKMLQIYATQYPELELSFNLTDNLIEENNAFYSIKSGNIKKEGIKKTSLKISIQQLTQGLMGYKIEQLPKELSVLSNQSPYMSLMLD, encoded by the coding sequence ATGAAAGAGGAGGTCAGGGACTTATGGAATCTTTGCTTCGGAGATAATGAAGCATTCACCGATTTGTATTTTTCCAAACGCTACAATGAAGAGGTGAATCTCTCCATTCAGGAAAAAGGAAAAGTCATATCTGCATTGCAGATCCTTCCATATCCAATGACTTTCTGTGGAGAAATCATTCCAACCGGATATATTTCCGGAGCATGTACTCATCCTGATTATAGAGAAAAAGGAGCGATGAAAAGGCTACTTTTAAAGTCTTTTCATAGAATGCAGGAAAACAATGTGCCATTAACGACACTTATACCTGCAGAGGAATGGCTTTTTGACTACTACTCTAAATTGGGATACGTTTCAGTTTTTGAAAACTCAGAACAGATCTTTTCCGTTAAAAGACTGTCCCCTTCTTCCAGATATCTTATTTCTGAATTCACATCCTTGCAAACAGACGTCTATCCTTTTTTTGATGAAAAAATGAAAGAACGTCCCTGTTGCATACAGCATACACTAGAAGATTTCCAGGTTATATTAGATGATCTTCATCTGGGAAAAGGCAATTTATTTACAGCGAGAGTGAAAGATAAAATCGTTGGTTTAGTGTTTTGCTATGTAGAAGGCGACACACTCCATGTACCTGAGCTATTTTTCGAGAACAAAGATGTGAGAAATACTCTTCTGTTTGAGACTGCAAACAAAATGAATGCAAAAAGGATAATCTGCATTTCACCTTCTATCGATGAAACGGGAGAAATTCTTGGCATGGCAAGAATAATAAACGCAGAGAAGATGTTGCAGATATATGCCACTCAATATCCGGAATTAGAGCTATCCTTTAATCTGACTGATAATCTTATCGAAGAAAACAATGCTTTTTATTCGATAAAATCAGGGAATATTAAAAAAGAAGGGATAAAAAAAACTTCTTTAAAAATTAGCATTCAGCAACTTACCCAAGG